The following proteins are co-located in the Mesorhizobium sp. M1E.F.Ca.ET.045.02.1.1 genome:
- a CDS encoding magnesium and cobalt transport protein CorA: MEQVRNLTPVPQPTSGIIASSVYSAGKRIADITVEEAGEWATRPGHVVWIGLLEPDRNLLLRVQAQFHLHDLAIEDAEHPHQRPKIEQYGDALFIVARTAQLIEGRVTFGETHLFVGTGYIVSVRHGPSTSYAAVRQHWESCPSSLAKGEDFVLYAILDFIVDNYMPVLEQIEDEVEQIEDKVLLKPMTGTDIERLYMLRRDLLRLRNAALPLVEVCRRLTSAELPQIHPAMHPLFRDVTDHIRTVQEKIDSLREVLAFAFEASLLVGQSQETAISKKLASWAAILAVPTAFAGIYGMNFTDMPELRMEYGYPTVLVAITLICSFLYWRFRKNGWL; encoded by the coding sequence ATGGAGCAAGTTCGAAACCTGACCCCGGTCCCGCAGCCGACATCCGGCATCATTGCCTCGAGCGTCTATTCCGCCGGCAAACGCATCGCCGACATCACGGTCGAAGAGGCCGGCGAATGGGCGACAAGGCCCGGCCATGTCGTCTGGATCGGCCTTCTCGAGCCCGACCGCAATCTGTTGCTCAGGGTGCAGGCGCAGTTTCATCTGCATGATCTGGCAATCGAGGATGCCGAGCATCCGCATCAACGGCCGAAGATCGAGCAATATGGCGACGCCTTGTTCATCGTCGCCCGCACGGCCCAACTGATCGAGGGCCGCGTCACCTTCGGCGAGACGCATCTCTTCGTCGGCACCGGCTACATCGTCAGCGTCAGGCATGGTCCCTCGACCTCCTACGCCGCAGTGCGTCAGCACTGGGAAAGCTGCCCGTCTTCGCTCGCCAAGGGCGAGGATTTCGTCCTCTATGCCATTCTCGACTTCATCGTCGACAATTACATGCCGGTTCTCGAGCAGATCGAGGACGAGGTCGAGCAGATCGAGGACAAGGTGCTGCTGAAGCCGATGACCGGCACAGACATCGAGCGCCTCTACATGCTGCGCCGCGATCTGCTCAGGCTGCGCAACGCGGCGCTGCCGCTGGTCGAGGTCTGCCGGCGGCTGACCAGCGCCGAGCTGCCGCAGATCCATCCCGCCATGCATCCGCTGTTCCGCGACGTGACCGACCACATCCGCACCGTACAGGAAAAGATCGACAGCCTGCGCGAGGTCCTGGCCTTCGCCTTCGAAGCGAGCCTTCTGGTCGGACAAAGCCAGGAAACGGCGATCTCCAAGAAGCTCGCCTCATGGGCAGCCATTCTGGCTGTGCCGACGGCCTTCGCCGGCATCTACGGCATGAACTTCACCGACATGCCTGAACTGAGGATGGAATACGGCTACCCGACCGTGCTGGTGGCGATCACGCTGATCTGCTCGTTCCTGTACTGGCGCTTCAGGAAGAATGGGTGGCTGTGA
- the phoU gene encoding phosphate signaling complex protein PhoU gives MQSVHIVSAYDEELKFLSKRIAAMGGHAERMVEQAVAAMVNADQGLAQKVIQDDIVLDEGQREIDDKAIVIIARRQPMATDLREIVGAIRISADIERVGDLGKNVAKRVAAVDGRQPNSLFRGLEALANLALTQLKEVLDVYASRSVEKIGFVRDRDDQIDAMYTSLFRELLTYMMEDPRNITPCTHLLFCAKNIERIGDHATNIAETIYYIVTGDQMPADRPKGDKTDQVVSPGSVPAK, from the coding sequence ATGCAATCCGTCCACATTGTCAGTGCCTATGACGAAGAGCTGAAATTCCTGTCGAAGCGCATCGCCGCCATGGGCGGGCATGCCGAGCGCATGGTCGAGCAGGCGGTCGCCGCAATGGTCAACGCCGACCAGGGTCTCGCCCAGAAGGTCATCCAGGATGATATCGTCCTCGACGAGGGACAGCGCGAGATCGACGACAAGGCGATCGTGATCATCGCCAGGCGGCAGCCGATGGCGACGGATCTGCGTGAGATCGTCGGCGCGATCCGCATCTCGGCCGACATCGAGCGCGTCGGCGACCTCGGCAAGAACGTCGCCAAGCGCGTGGCGGCGGTCGACGGCCGCCAGCCGAACAGCCTGTTCCGCGGCCTCGAGGCACTGGCCAATCTGGCCCTGACGCAGCTCAAGGAAGTGCTCGACGTCTACGCGTCACGCTCGGTCGAGAAGATCGGCTTCGTGCGCGACCGCGATGACCAGATCGACGCCATGTACACCTCGCTGTTTCGCGAGCTCTTGACCTACATGATGGAAGATCCGCGCAACATCACACCCTGCACGCATCTGTTGTTTTGCGCCAAGAACATCGAGCGGATCGGTGACCACGCCACCAACATCGCCGAAACCATCTATTACATCGTCACCGGCGACCAGATGCCGGCCGATCGGCCGAAGGGCGACAAGACCGACCAGGTGGTGTCCCCGGGCTCGGTACCGGCTAAGTGA
- a CDS encoding ATP-binding protein, translated as MVDTGAERKGAMEAIVARLRRRRWLLAAAVVAIFAVHAFGGISVYVPLLAVILLVAAAMLPADAERQSADVAAAIEAGGLQRLSGEYLAAAVADPLIIFDHAATIVHANAAAFAAFGGLAPGMSLSLKFRAPEMQALLDGIVSGTVASDVVDYTEKLPVERTYRVSASSVGHATDLYVLVFKDQSEARRIDRMRADFIANASHELRTPLASIAGFIETLRGPARNDPAARDQFLQIMQNQTGRMARLIDDLLSLSRLEMKPYLKPGTEVDLRQTIDSVIDSLGPLASENGLVIERDFIDGPISVPGDRDELFQVFENLLENACKYGQSGGHVTVSIAGSEDGPDAGIDVTIRDYGPGIAEEHIPRITERFYRVDVENSRTQKGTGLGLSIVKHILTRHNARLSIKSEVGKGAAFTVHLPAH; from the coding sequence ATGGTCGATACGGGCGCAGAGCGAAAAGGCGCGATGGAAGCCATCGTCGCCCGGCTGCGCCGCCGCCGCTGGTTGCTGGCCGCGGCCGTCGTCGCGATCTTCGCCGTCCATGCTTTCGGCGGCATCTCGGTCTATGTGCCGCTGCTGGCCGTGATCTTACTGGTCGCAGCCGCAATGCTGCCCGCCGATGCCGAACGACAGTCCGCCGACGTCGCGGCGGCGATCGAGGCTGGCGGCCTGCAGCGGCTCTCCGGCGAATATCTTGCGGCGGCCGTGGCCGATCCGCTGATCATCTTCGACCACGCCGCCACCATCGTTCACGCCAATGCGGCTGCCTTCGCCGCCTTCGGCGGGCTGGCGCCCGGCATGTCGCTGTCGCTCAAATTCCGCGCGCCGGAAATGCAGGCCTTGCTGGACGGCATCGTCTCGGGAACCGTTGCGTCCGACGTCGTCGACTACACCGAAAAGCTCCCCGTGGAGCGGACATACCGGGTGAGCGCGTCCTCGGTCGGCCATGCCACCGACCTCTATGTGCTGGTGTTCAAGGATCAGAGCGAAGCGCGCCGCATCGACCGCATGCGCGCCGACTTCATCGCCAATGCCAGCCACGAGCTGCGCACGCCGCTCGCCTCGATCGCCGGCTTCATCGAGACATTGCGCGGCCCGGCGCGCAATGATCCGGCGGCGCGCGACCAGTTCCTGCAGATCATGCAGAACCAGACGGGCCGCATGGCGCGCCTGATCGACGACCTGCTGTCGCTGTCGCGGCTGGAGATGAAACCCTATCTGAAGCCGGGAACCGAGGTCGACCTTCGCCAGACCATCGACAGCGTCATCGATTCGCTCGGACCCCTGGCCAGCGAGAACGGTCTCGTCATCGAAAGGGACTTCATCGATGGCCCGATTTCCGTGCCCGGCGACCGCGACGAGCTGTTCCAGGTTTTCGAGAATCTCCTGGAGAATGCCTGCAAATACGGCCAGTCGGGCGGACATGTTACAGTCTCCATCGCCGGCAGCGAGGACGGCCCGGACGCAGGCATCGACGTCACCATAAGAGACTATGGCCCCGGCATTGCCGAGGAACATATTCCCCGCATCACGGAGCGCTTCTACCGCGTCGATGTGGAAAACAGCCGGACCCAGAAAGGCACCGGCCTTGGCCTTTCGATCGTCAAGCATATATTGACCCGTCACAATGCAAGGCTGTCGATCAAGTCGGAAGTCGGCAAGGGCGCGGCGTTCACGGTTCATTTGCCGGCTCATTGA
- the ppk2 gene encoding polyphosphate kinase 2, whose amino-acid sequence MKKAKEQAETAPASGPIKIKIGGKDREFDIDNPVLPDWIEANKLTAGGYPYDKKMNSEDYDKELECLQIELVKAQTWLQATGKRVMALFEGRDAAGKGGTIFVLRQYMNPRTARNVALTKPTPTELGQWYYQRYVDHFPTSGEFVTFDRSWYNRAGVEPVMGFCTPQQCEKFLDETPHFERMICNEGIHFFKFWLNIGRETQLERFHDRRWSPLRNWKFSPIDIAGINKWDDYTEARDRMVERTHKEFAPWIVVRANDKRRARLAVIQRILLSLPYDGRDLDAIGKQDKKIIGEGPSFLEK is encoded by the coding sequence ATGAAAAAAGCCAAGGAACAAGCCGAAACGGCGCCTGCCTCAGGACCGATCAAGATCAAGATCGGCGGCAAGGACCGCGAGTTCGACATCGACAACCCGGTGCTTCCGGACTGGATCGAGGCCAACAAGCTCACCGCCGGCGGCTATCCTTACGACAAGAAGATGAACAGCGAGGACTACGATAAGGAGCTCGAGTGCCTTCAGATCGAGCTGGTCAAGGCGCAGACCTGGCTGCAGGCTACGGGCAAGCGGGTGATGGCGCTGTTCGAGGGACGCGACGCGGCCGGCAAGGGCGGCACGATCTTCGTGCTGCGGCAGTACATGAACCCGCGCACGGCGCGCAACGTGGCGCTGACCAAGCCGACGCCGACGGAGCTTGGGCAGTGGTATTACCAGCGCTATGTCGATCATTTCCCGACCTCCGGCGAGTTCGTCACCTTCGACCGTTCCTGGTACAACCGCGCCGGCGTCGAGCCGGTCATGGGGTTCTGCACGCCGCAGCAGTGCGAGAAATTCCTCGACGAGACGCCGCATTTCGAGCGCATGATCTGCAACGAGGGCATCCACTTCTTCAAATTCTGGCTGAACATCGGCCGCGAGACGCAGCTCGAACGGTTCCATGATCGCCGCTGGTCGCCATTGAGGAACTGGAAGTTCTCGCCGATCGACATCGCCGGCATCAACAAATGGGACGACTACACCGAGGCGCGCGACCGGATGGTCGAGCGCACCCACAAGGAGTTCGCGCCCTGGATCGTCGTGCGCGCCAACGACAAGCGCCGCGCGCGGCTTGCCGTCATCCAGCGGATCCTGTTGTCGCTGCCTTATGACGGGCGCGATCTCGATGCCATCGGCAAGCAGGACAAGAAGATCATCGGCGAAGGGCCGTCGTTCCTGGAGAAATAA
- a CDS encoding enoyl-CoA hydratase-related protein yields the protein MSFHPEPELRGHTLVVTVSSHDGRPVLDRHAYASLARTFHEAAVNDDVRVVVLRGLAGCFCLGGDFSEFLDATKHKQLIAAVTDMFRMLATFPKPVLACVDGDAVGVGCTILFHCDMVIASRGSTFRVPFVDFGLVPDAATSILAPQKLGYAGAFRFFCLGDTLGVEDAKALGLVGEIVEGSAEEMALARARQLAKKPVAALLQTRGLLKGDTDVLCDRIDHEISLFQQALQDDATLKRLQRIARLAA from the coding sequence ATGAGCTTCCATCCCGAACCGGAACTGCGCGGCCACACGCTGGTCGTCACGGTGTCCTCGCATGACGGCCGGCCGGTGCTGGACAGGCATGCCTATGCGAGCCTCGCCCGGACCTTCCACGAGGCCGCCGTCAATGACGACGTCCGCGTGGTCGTGCTGCGCGGCCTCGCCGGCTGCTTCTGCCTTGGCGGCGACTTCTCGGAGTTCCTCGACGCCACCAAGCACAAGCAGCTCATCGCCGCCGTCACCGACATGTTCCGCATGCTGGCGACGTTCCCCAAGCCCGTCCTTGCCTGCGTGGACGGGGATGCCGTCGGTGTCGGCTGCACCATTCTGTTCCACTGCGACATGGTGATTGCTTCGAGGGGCAGCACTTTCAGGGTGCCCTTCGTCGATTTCGGCCTCGTGCCGGATGCCGCGACCAGCATCCTGGCGCCTCAGAAGCTCGGCTATGCCGGCGCCTTCCGGTTCTTCTGCCTGGGCGACACGCTGGGCGTCGAGGACGCCAAGGCGCTTGGCCTTGTCGGCGAGATCGTGGAAGGCAGCGCGGAGGAGATGGCCCTGGCGCGGGCAAGGCAGCTCGCCAAGAAGCCGGTTGCCGCGCTGCTGCAGACGCGCGGTCTGCTCAAGGGCGATACGGACGTTCTGTGCGACCGCATCGACCATGAGATATCGCTGTTCCAGCAGGCGCTCCAGGACGACGCAACGCTGAAGCGGCTGCAGCGGATCGCCCGCCTGGCCGCCTGA
- a CDS encoding acyl-homoserine-lactone synthase — protein sequence MLFSLTTQELMERPDLWEAVHRLRHRIFVEEMGWTDLDRPDGLEIDQFDHEEAEHHLVIRNGELAGYQRMLPTTRAHLLTDVLSDLYEGTPPSGPNVWELTRYAVAPGFRDGKRGVSTVGTELIAGFVEWGLKRGVNQVIIEFEPMWVLRALQLHFLATPLGYQRTYGNQQVVATLLTFTEHTLNVVRQRRNHFLPVLNRGYPGQLGLRQAS from the coding sequence ATGCTTTTTTCCCTTACCACTCAGGAATTGATGGAGCGTCCCGACCTTTGGGAAGCGGTCCATCGCCTGCGCCACAGGATCTTCGTCGAGGAGATGGGATGGACCGATCTCGATCGCCCGGACGGCCTCGAGATCGACCAGTTCGACCATGAGGAGGCCGAACATCACCTTGTCATCCGCAACGGCGAACTCGCCGGCTACCAGCGCATGCTGCCGACGACGCGGGCGCATCTTCTGACCGACGTCCTGTCGGATCTCTATGAAGGGACGCCCCCGTCGGGGCCAAATGTCTGGGAGCTTACCCGCTATGCCGTGGCGCCGGGCTTTCGCGACGGGAAGCGCGGGGTTTCGACGGTCGGCACCGAGCTGATCGCCGGCTTCGTCGAATGGGGCCTCAAGCGCGGCGTCAACCAGGTCATCATCGAATTCGAACCGATGTGGGTGCTGCGGGCGCTGCAGCTGCACTTCCTGGCGACGCCGCTCGGCTACCAGCGCACCTATGGCAACCAGCAGGTCGTGGCGACGCTGCTCACCTTCACCGAGCACACGCTGAATGTGGTGCGCCAGCGCCGCAATCACTTCCTGCCGGTGCTGAACAGGGGCTATCCCGGCCAGCTCGGATTGCGGCAGGCTTCGTGA
- a CDS encoding LuxR family transcriptional regulator yields the protein MSMFDRTLEYIDQLQRANTAAAVCERLLGVTSKFGLTALMAGTVPQPGTPRGQQKDHVLLCDWPGEWLERYVARNYVDHDPVVSHMKQLQAPFQWREASQAIIIDKSSDEVMGDAREFKLRDGLAFPLVTLDGQIVMVSLGGESVELSEAEFGMVSLVSTYAVGRAMQLHTMAGKVIDHIELTPRERECLQWAAVGKSEWEISQILGISEHTSEKHLLNAKSKLGAANRVQAVAEAIRRGYIS from the coding sequence ATGAGCATGTTCGATAGAACTCTGGAATACATAGACCAATTGCAACGCGCCAACACTGCCGCGGCGGTGTGCGAGCGGCTGCTCGGCGTCACCTCGAAATTCGGGCTGACGGCGCTGATGGCCGGAACCGTGCCGCAGCCCGGCACGCCGCGCGGCCAGCAGAAAGATCATGTGCTTCTCTGTGACTGGCCGGGCGAGTGGCTGGAGCGCTACGTGGCGCGCAACTATGTCGACCATGATCCAGTCGTCAGCCACATGAAGCAATTGCAGGCCCCGTTCCAGTGGCGGGAGGCCTCGCAGGCCATCATCATCGACAAGAGCAGCGACGAGGTCATGGGCGATGCCCGCGAGTTCAAGCTGCGCGATGGTCTCGCCTTCCCGTTGGTCACGCTCGACGGCCAGATCGTCATGGTCTCGTTGGGCGGCGAGTCCGTCGAGCTGTCGGAAGCCGAGTTCGGGATGGTCTCGCTGGTGTCGACCTACGCCGTCGGCCGTGCCATGCAGCTTCATACGATGGCCGGCAAGGTCATCGATCACATAGAATTGACGCCGCGCGAGCGCGAGTGCCTGCAATGGGCCGCGGTCGGCAAGTCCGAGTGGGAAATCTCGCAGATCCTCGGCATCTCGGAGCACACCTCCGAGAAACACCTTCTTAACGCCAAAAGCAAACTCGGCGCCGCCAATCGTGTGCAGGCAGTCGCCGAGGCGATCAGGCGTGGCTATATTAGCTAG